Proteins co-encoded in one Callospermophilus lateralis isolate mCalLat2 chromosome 2, mCalLat2.hap1, whole genome shotgun sequence genomic window:
- the LOC143388429 gene encoding olfactory receptor 52I2-like, with the protein MLGPPYNHTVETPATFFLVGIPGLQSSHLWLAVSLSVMYTTALVGNSIIMMVICMDSTLREPMFCFLCVLAAVDIVMASSVVPKMVSIFSSGHSSISFQACFTQMYFVHAATAVETGLLLAMAFDRYVAICKPLHYKTILTPRVMLGMSVTITIRAVIFMTPLSWMISHLPFCGSHVVPHSYCEHMAVAKLACADPMASCLYSLIGSSIVVGADVVLIAASYILILRAVFGLSSKNAQWKALSTCGSHVVVMALYYLPGMVSVYISWLGQDSVPLHTQVLLSDFYLVIPPTLNPIIYGLRTKQLRERIWSLLICPFHHSSQSS; encoded by the coding sequence ATGCTGGGGCCACCCTACAACCACACAGTGGAAACCCCTGCCACCTTCTTCCTTGTGGGCATTCCAGGCTTGCAGTCTTCACACCTTTGGCTGGCTGTCTCACTGAGTGTCATGTACACCACAGCCCTGGTAGGAAACAGCATCATCATGATGGTAATTTGCATGGATTCCACTCTACGAGAGCCCATGTTTTGCTTCCTGTGTGTTCTGGCTGCTGTGGACATCGTCATggcctcctctgtggtccccaagaTGGTGAGCATCTTCTCCTCAGGACACAGCTCCATCAGCTTCCAGGCCTGTTTCACTCAGATGTACTTTGTCCATGCAGCCACAGCTGTGGAGACAGGGCTGCTGCTGGCCATGGCTTTTGACCGCTATGTAGCCATCTGCAAGCCCCTACACTACAAGACCATTCTCACACCCAGAGTGATGCTGGGGATGAGTGTGACCATCACCATCAGGGCTGTCATATTCATGACCCCATTGAGTTGGATGATTAGTCATCTACCTTTTTGTGGCTCCCATGTGGTTCCCCATTCCTACTGTGAGCACATGGCTGTGGCCAAGTTAGCATGTGCTGACCCCATGGCCAGCTGTCTCTATAGTTTAATTGGTTCCTCCATTGTTGTAGGCGCTGATGTAGTTTTAATTGCTGCCTCCTATATCCTGATTCTCAGGGCAGTATTTGGTCTCTCCTCAAAGAATGCTCAGTGGAAGGCATTAAGCACATGTGGCTCCCATGTGGTGGTCATGGCTTTGTACTACCTACCTGGGATGGTGTCAGTCTATATATCCTGGCTAGGACAGGACTCAGTCCCTCTGCACACTCAGGTGCTGTTATCTGACTTTTATTTGGTCATTCCACCCACCTTGAACCCCATCATCTATGGCCTGAGGACTAAACAACTAAGGGAGAGAATATGGAGTTTGCTTATCTGCCCTTTTCATCATTCCAGTCAGAGTTCATGA